Below is a genomic region from Thermococcus alcaliphilus.
TGTTGCTCTGATTTTCTTTTCTGGTGGGATTTTGTTTCGGCGAAAAGGTTTTAAGGCTGAAACCATCCAGTGGATAATGGTTTCAGCTTGCATATTCCCCTCTTTCTTTTTCTGAGGGAGTGTCTGAGATTTAAACCTGACACCCCACTGCTTATCCTGACAGTATCCATAACGTTTTACCAATGATAGTGACAAACTACAATCCATTATGTTAAGCAATTTTCAAAATATTTATATAATTTAATAACCAAGAAATATACAAGGTGACTTGTATATGAAAAAGAAAATCGATAAATTTGATTTACAAATTATGAAAATACTAGCAAAAAATTCCCGAATAAATTATAGACAACTTGCAGAACTTCTAAACACAACAAGACAGAGAGTTTCTAGACGTTTAGAAAAACTTGAAAGAGAAGGAATAATAAAGAAATATACTATAATTCCAGACTTTGATAGATTAGGATACACCTACGTAGCTATTGGACTTTCACTAAAACCTGGTGCTCCTGTGGATAAAATTATTGAAACCCTAAAAGAAGACGAGGAAATTAAAGTTATTCAAAGAGCCATTGGATATCATCAATTAATAGTTCACATAGTGGCTCCCAAAAATATGAAAGAGATTGAAAGAAAAATTCACGAACTTTCTAAAAAAGTGGAAGGGTTAGAAAGTTATGACATAAGTTTTGTAACAGATATAGTTAAATTTGAGCTCGTCTGAAAACTTTCCTTTTTTCGGCAATATGTGAAAGAAAAGCTAATAAAAGCTCGGATAAAAGAGACTGGCAGAGTCATAAGCGGTGAGTACAATGAACATTGCCACTGTTGCAGTAATTGCAGTATTGGGAACTTTGGCATATAAACTAAAGGCCCTCGATGCCAAAGGCACTATAGTAGCTGCACTTATTGGAGTAATGACTATCGTATTTGGGGGGATTTTCCCATTTTTGGCGTTACTTACCTTTGTCCTTCTTGGAGTTTTTGCGACTAAGTATCGCCTTGCAGAAAAAGTCAAAAGAGGAATCGCTCAAGAAGGAAAGGGGACAAGAAGCTGGCAGAATGTTCTTGGGAATGGTCTTGCCGCTGTAATATTCTTGCTAATTGAATACTACACCAAGCAAGATGTTTTTTGGGCAGCTACGTTTTCCGCAATAGCGACTGCAAATGCTGACACTCTCGCCAGTGAGCTGGGGAAGATATTCGGCAAGGCCCCAAAAATGATAACAAATCTAAAGCCAGCAAATGTGGGAGAAAATGGTGCTATCTCATGGCAAGGTGAGCTCATAGCCCTAATTGGAGCATTTGTTATAAGCATTTTTTCGGTGTTTTTAACTCCTCAAAAAACGGAAATGCTCTTTGCAGTAACCCTTGGTGGATTTATAGGGTGCAACATTGATAGCTTACTCGGGGCAACACTTGAGAATAAGGGGATTATAAACAACCACCACACAAACTTTTTAGCCACTATCATAGGGGGAATAATTGGAGGGGTAATTTTCCGCTCCCTGCTGTGATGAGATGGCGGATTGCTGAATTGTGATGACGACCTTAGGATCTGAGCTACACTTTGTCTCCTTTTTTCCTTAATTCTTCCCCATAAATAGTCCAAAGGGCAATTAGAGCAGCTGGAATTCCGTGTTCCGTTGCAAAAGTCATATACGGAGCAAGATCAATGACATAGTCTGCGTATCTAAAAAGTCCCCTCGGGATGCCTTCCCTCGAACCTATAAAAACCACAACTTCCTTGGCATAGTATAGGTCTTTTGCAAGATTTTCTTTTACTTCAGAAACGCTGTGCCCCTTTGGATCGGTTATTATAAGCAACCTTTTGTTTCGTCTTTTGTCCCTTATAACTTGATAAAGATCCCACACGCTAACTGGGACTTTTTCCACTTTCCAGGGGTATGCCTCCCGCTGGATCTGATGCCTAGACTCCTGACCGATTTTTACCCCTTTTATGAATTCCATCAGCTCATAAGCATCCATTTTCTCTTTAGGTGCTATAATAAGCTCTCTCACCTCAAAAGCTTGAGCGGCTCTCCCGATTTTCTCCCCAAAATTTCTACAAGCCTTGTAATCACCCCAATAGGGCATCTGAACTATTGTAACTTTTTTAAAGAGCTTTCTTGCGTCTATCTTCTCTGGAGTAAACTTCTTCCACTCCTCTTTTCCGGTGATGGATATGTAAGCCCTATCTCCGATGATCTCCACCAAAACTGTTTTATCTGGAAAAGTTAAATCAACTTCGGCGTTTGTAAGCTCCTTTATCTTTCCCCCGAGAGCTACGTTAACATCAACACTTGAGAACCCATGCTTTCCTCTTCTTTTAGTTTTTACTGCAAAGCTTTCGCCTTCCTTTATGTAAGCAGCTATTTGCTCTGAGACGCTTAAGATGTCCTCAATTGTTGCAGGCACTTCAAAGAGCACGGGGATAACTCTTTCAATCTCGGGAATATCAAAAAGCTTTTGTTCCACATCTTTATCTTCAGTTTCCACAAGAACAAGACCAGAATACCCCTGAGGAGCTATCCAAACTTTGGCATCCTCAAGAACATCCTTAATGTAATTGGCAGCAACAGCCTCCATTCCCCGCTGGGTTTTAATTAAAAACTTCATGAAAACCACCAAAAGCTAAGAGAAAAGAGAAATAATCAAGCCTCTGGCTCTGCAAGGACCTTTATCTTTCTTATCTCAGCTCTCTTGAGTGGATATATCTTCTTGGCTTCTCTTGCTATTTCAGCAGCCATTTTTCCGTTAACTGCCTCAAGCACAAAGTCTGTGAAGTTAAGCTCCTCTGCCTTCTTACGGATTATGTTCTCCATTATTTCCCTGATAGCCCTCTCCTGGCTTGTCTGGATTCTTCTTATTGCTATAACCATACCCATAACTCTAAGCTTGTAACCGTCCTTTGTTGTTATGTTGAAGATACCATCGATTCTCGTGGTTCTTCTCCTAACAAGGCTTCTTATGTAGCTTCTCGCCAACTTGTGGCCCTTAAACTTAGTGTAGGCGTTCTGCCCTTTAACGTCGTAAATCTGGAAGTAAAGCTTTACCTGACCCTTTGTGAAATCTCCGGTTAGATCCTTCAAAGTGGTCTCAATTACCCTTCCCTTTACTTTTTCGGGATCATCTGCGGGAGTTAAACCAATTTCCTTGCTCCCGAAAAATTCTGGAGCGTAAACTATATACCAGTTCTTAAGCTTCCACTTATCCCTTGCAGCGGCAGCCCTCTTCCTTGGGTTAGCTCTTGCCATCTTAACACCTCCAATTTCATTTCTTTATGACATCCTCAGCGATCTTGATTGAAAACACCAAATCATCCAGCGCTACTATCAAGCTTTCAATCTCACCAAGGTATTTAACTTTTGTTATGACTCTACCATCTTCCCAGTAAGTTCTAAATTTAAAGTTTTCTGGTAGATTCAGATTGTCCACCTCAACGGCCTCGGCAATTGCCTTGGCGATACTTTCATCCCCATACTCCCAAATTATCTCTGCCCTGGCTTTAATTTTCATCTGTCCCACCGCTTGAGTTCTGCTCTTCAAGGAGCTTGTCTATTAGCTCAGCAAATTCGTCTATTTTATCTTTGGGAATTCTTATGCCTGCTGCTATTGCATGCCCTCCTCCTTCTCCTCCAAGAATTTCTGCGGCTTTCCTTAAGGCTTCTCCCAAGTCATATCCTTTTTCAATTCCTTTTTTCGTCGTTCTAGCAGAACCTTTTACCAATCCGTCCTCTTCGCTGTCTGCTAGGACAATAACGGGCTTTTCTGGCTTTGCAAGCTGGGCATTTATCGCCATTGTTGCTGCTATTCCAACCATTGTGTCTTTGATGTTTTTGCCTGCGTAGAATATGTAAGCGTGTTCTTTTTCAACTGCATTGCTCCAGTTTTGTATCAGGTATCTCCTCATCTCTATTTGCTCTCTCTTGTACTCATCCACGAGTTTTAATGCATCTTTGAATGCCTTCTCGTCCCCCAAGCATATTGCAACGCCCAAAGTGCCCATGTTAAGCCTTCCTGTAGCATTTAGGAGGGTAGCAAATTCCCTTGCCTCGTGCCTAGGGTCTCCTTCAGGATAGAGCTTAATTAGCACAACGTCACCGATAAGCCTGTCAATGTCCTCTTTAGAAGCGTTGTTCTTAATCAAGTGAATAACAAGTG
It encodes:
- a CDS encoding Lrp/AsnC family transcriptional regulator, coding for MKKKIDKFDLQIMKILAKNSRINYRQLAELLNTTRQRVSRRLEKLEREGIIKKYTIIPDFDRLGYTYVAIGLSLKPGAPVDKIIETLKEDEEIKVIQRAIGYHQLIVHIVAPKNMKEIERKIHELSKKVEGLESYDISFVTDIVKFELV
- a CDS encoding DUF92 domain-containing protein; its protein translation is MNIATVAVIAVLGTLAYKLKALDAKGTIVAALIGVMTIVFGGIFPFLALLTFVLLGVFATKYRLAEKVKRGIAQEGKGTRSWQNVLGNGLAAVIFLLIEYYTKQDVFWAATFSAIATANADTLASELGKIFGKAPKMITNLKPANVGENGAISWQGELIALIGAFVISIFSVFLTPQKTEMLFAVTLGGFIGCNIDSLLGATLENKGIINNHHTNFLATIIGGIIGGVIFRSLL
- a CDS encoding SPOUT family RNA methylase; this encodes MKFLIKTQRGMEAVAANYIKDVLEDAKVWIAPQGYSGLVLVETEDKDVEQKLFDIPEIERVIPVLFEVPATIEDILSVSEQIAAYIKEGESFAVKTKRRGKHGFSSVDVNVALGGKIKELTNAEVDLTFPDKTVLVEIIGDRAYISITGKEEWKKFTPEKIDARKLFKKVTIVQMPYWGDYKACRNFGEKIGRAAQAFEVRELIIAPKEKMDAYELMEFIKGVKIGQESRHQIQREAYPWKVEKVPVSVWDLYQVIRDKRRNKRLLIITDPKGHSVSEVKENLAKDLYYAKEVVVFIGSREGIPRGLFRYADYVIDLAPYMTFATEHGIPAALIALWTIYGEELRKKGDKV
- a CDS encoding 30S ribosomal protein S3ae, translating into MARANPRKRAAAARDKWKLKNWYIVYAPEFFGSKEIGLTPADDPEKVKGRVIETTLKDLTGDFTKGQVKLYFQIYDVKGQNAYTKFKGHKLARSYIRSLVRRRTTRIDGIFNITTKDGYKLRVMGMVIAIRRIQTSQERAIREIMENIIRKKAEELNFTDFVLEAVNGKMAAEIAREAKKIYPLKRAEIRKIKVLAEPEA
- a CDS encoding KEOPS complex subunit Pcc1, which translates into the protein MKIKARAEIIWEYGDESIAKAIAEAVEVDNLNLPENFKFRTYWEDGRVITKVKYLGEIESLIVALDDLVFSIKIAEDVIKK